Proteins co-encoded in one Neodiprion lecontei isolate iyNeoLeco1 chromosome 3, iyNeoLeco1.1, whole genome shotgun sequence genomic window:
- the LOC107222777 gene encoding tubby-related protein 4 isoform X3 encodes MHLHFEKNNNAKCDCNILSLSWMGKVPDELPEDEGWKLNRTNYYQEGWLATGNARGLVGVTFTTSHCRTRAAELPLRTNYNLRGHRSEDGFVLVGSVAGQRYWSSMLNDQATITCGIWTPDDQQVYFGTTAGQLIVMDVHGAMVSEVQLAAAVTSMAWSAEKFKMEEGDDDVTGSQCSQDERSYVLAVCLADGNIILLRSFDDVSPVTIRTGLRSPLLAEWSNSKKLLAVAGIKDSDHVFQPNPQEFTNLLQFYSDTGVLVYTTAIPYTQCPVSALTWGHNDRRLFVATGARVHAAWVSRRVGSLQLLSRLAVRAALSRESSVQQLPLPPRLRALVAALFASTIRCCVPEPRELRRFVSRPPPGGGRLHCTMLRHAGEPAPCYTLYLEYLGGLVPLLKGRRTSKIRPEFVIFDPQSQETLQTTDFSTQYQAYSDGSDTERDTADLCGSPRNRRKNRRRREEKPVEETDDLAYVDTLPEHARLVEVTSNIWGTKFKIHGLTDSVPANLGQVTYRTSLLHLQPRQMTLVMTELRDDVPAGPDPTFNPNLFSEDEEEVFQEPQGSSRGSLEAQPPPIAPMTPRNSRLNANRPKSQISNQFITSEALSPALARAESYEDEFSYVDLQDMVSFCENLRATSGNTYRTPPRHNSPRCCDVPTLQSPKNAVAPTQTLIATSNPNTDYTGNIQRVKTALADQQTNMATKKDIENNKMNQISDEKSSLTSNPGSVIPLSIQGGGNLGSGSCSPSTIINGLSNPVNCPPGQSIFLNGLSGIGGSSGAVLQAASNIQNSGIQMSQMSVHSKNSLNLAGSVNGSTGLGCSSGNLNGMPTNSKSAGSANGRCNGPGSPTCSGQVHVAQSQCPLTTSQPNGGQQSSKRKDAKPQGCCGKSSPGGNQVGIAPGKSEELRYIDEENSLELGTVQFRTVHRTPTVVSIGPLCLADPIVRSCSVGYLDLVDAQLVPCEVALRMLRKEAPNKRLVLVSRKTKKRRKNKPQTEISQPNRKPPRLKNCGKSRSLDSSDIFPSTEQIATVPQLPEHLEEASNPESPESKHVEAVADLVETTPPTEANSKREKADTELPETPEVIPEKPARLEACPSPVRGSSPSGSIASSLDGLAARLRDFDESHSLPPPSPRLTSRLPRSSPSSPAPSKKGKRPASASPIRRRLLSSPLLSRRPRKSRGESSDDEGLPQEESPRNYRNLETFQKAQLRQKLKQRGAGSSGHKSDIFNKREELRMHNKAPMWNESSQVYQLDFGGRVTQESAKNFQIEFRGKQVMQFGRIDGKAYTLDFQYPFSALQAFAVALANVTQRLK; translated from the exons GATGGCTTTGTCTTAGTGGGCAGCGTTGCTGGCCAGAGATATTGGTCATCGATGCTCAATGACCAGGCAACCATCACGTGTGGAATTTGGACTCCAGACGATCAGCAG GTCTACTTCGGAACGACGGCGGGTCAGCTGATAGTGATGGATGTTCACGGAGCAATGGTGTCGGAGGTTCAATTGGCAGCGGCGGTGACGTCGATGGCTTGGAGTGcagagaaattcaaaatggaaGAAGGGGACGACGACGTAACCGGTAGCCAGTGTTCGCAAG ACGAACGGAGCTACGTGTTGGCGGTTTGTCTCGCCGACGGAAATATCATCCTGCTGCGTTCCTTCGACGACGTTTCACCCGTGACGATACGAACAGGGTTGAGGTCACCTCTGCTTGCCGAGTGGAGCAATTCCAAGAAGCTTTTGGCAGTTGCTGGTATCAAGGATTCCGACCATGTTTTTCAACCCAATCCCCAGGAGTTCACGAATTTATTACAGTTCTACTCCGATACCGGCGTTCTGGTCTACACGACGGCGATACCGTACACGCAA TGTCCGGTATCGGCGTTGACCTGGGGTCATAACGACAGAAGATTGTTCGTTGCAACAGGAGCGCGAGTCCACGCAGCTTGGGTATCTAG ACGGGTTGGTTCTCTCCAGTTACTCTCAAGGCTTGCTGTCCGCGCTGCTCTCTCCAGAGAATCCAGCGTGCAGCAGCTGCCTTTGCCTCCAAGACTGAGAGCCTTAGTCGCTGCCCTTTTCGCAAGCACCATAAG ATGCTGCGTACCCGAGCCGAGAGAATTGCGGCGTTTCGTATCGCGTCCGCCTCCCGGGGGTGGCCGGCTTCACTGTACGATGCTTCGGCACGCCGGTGAGCCAGCGCCGTGTTACACACTGTACTTGGAGTATCTCGGAGGCTTAGTACCACTGCTCAAGGGTAGAAGGACGAGCAAAATTCGTCCAGAGTTTGTGATATTCGATCCGCAAAGTCAAGAGACGCTACAGACGACAGATTTTTCCACGCAGTATCAGGCTTACAGCGACGGCTCTGACACCGAAAGAGACACTGCGGATTTGTGCGGATCGCCGAGGAACAGAAGAAAGAACAGAAGGAGGCGGGAGGAAAAACCCGTAGAAGAAACCGACGACCTCGCGTACGTCGACACTCTGCCTGAG CACGCGAGATTGGTGGAAGTTACGTCAAACATTTGGGGGACCAAGTTCAAGATTCACGGACTGACCGACTCCGTTCCCGCTAACTTGGGTCAAGTTACATATCGAACGTCTCTCTTGCATCTGCAGCCAAGACAGATGACACTGGTCATGACTGAGTTGAGAGATGATGTACCGGCGG GTCCAGACCCGACTTTCAATCCGAACCTTTTCTCCGAGGATGAAGAAGAAGTGTTCCAGGAGCCGCAGGGAAGCTCACGCGGTAGTTTGGAGGCCCAACCGCCGCCAATCGCCCCAATGACCCCGAGGAATTCCCGACTGAACGCGAATCGTCCAAAATCGCAGATTTCCAACCAATTCATAACGTCGGAAGCTCTTTCGCCGGCGCTCGCGCGGGCCGAGAGTTACGAGGACGAATTTTCGTACGTCGATTTGCAGGACATGGTGAGCTTCTGCGAGAACCTCCGAGCCACGTCCGGTAACACGTACAGAACACCGCCGCGACACAACTCGCCGAGATGCTGCGACGTCCCGACGTTACAGTCTCCGAAAAACGCGGTAGCGCCGACGCAGACCTTGATAGCAACCTCAAACCCGAACACGGACTACACGGGTAACATTCAAAGGGTAAAAACAGCGCTGGCTGACCAACAGACGAACATGGCGACGAAAAAGGATATCGAGAACAACAAAATGAATCAAATATCAGACGAGAAGTCGAGCCTGACCTCGAACCCCGGTAGCGTCATCCCCCTCTCGATCCAGGGTGGAGGTAATTTGGGCTCGGGTTCTTGCTCACCGAGTACAATAATCAACGGCTTAAGCAACCCCGTTAACTGTCCCCCGGGACAGTCAATATTCCTGAACGGTTTAAGCGGCATCGGAGGTTCAAGTGGCGCAGTTCTGCAGGCAGCTTCTAACATCCAAAATTCCGGGATTCAGATGAGTCAGATGTCGGTGCATTCTAAGAACAGTCTGAACTTAGCGGGTAGCGTGAACGGCTCCACTGGGCTCGGCTGCTCGAGCGGAAATTTGAACGGCATGCCGACGAATTCGAAGAGTGCTGGGAGTGCGAATGGTCGGTGCAACGGGCCGGGTTCACCGACTTGTTCAGGCCAAGTGCATGTGGCCCAGAGTCAGTGTCCATTGACAACTAGTCAACCGAACGGCGGCCAGCAGAGTTCCAAGAGAAAAGACGCGAAGCCGCAGGGTTGCTGCGGAAAGTCGAGCCCTGGAGGAAACCAGGTGGGAATAGCGCCGGGAAAATCCGAAGAGCTTCGGTATATCGACGAGGAGAATTCCCTCGAGTTGGGCACTGTTCAGTTTCGGACCGTCCATAGAACTCCGACGGTGGTTAGCATCGGACCACTTTGTCTCGCTGACCCGATAGTGAGAAGCTGCAGCGTCGGCTATCTGGACTTGGTCGACGCACAGTTGGTGCCTTGCGAGGTGGCGCTCAGGATGCTACGGAAAGAAGCGCCGAACAAGAGACTGGTGCTCGTTTCTCGGAAGACCAAAAAGAGACGGAAGAACAAACCGCAGACCGAGATCTCACAGCCGAACAGAAAACCTCCGAGGTTGAAAAACTGCGGTAAATCGCGCAGCTTAGACTCCAGCGACATATTTCCGAGTACCGAACAGATCGCCACAGTGCCTCAGCTGCCCGAACACCTAGAAGAGGCTTCGAACCCCGAATCTCCGGAAAGCAAACACGTTGAGGCCGTCGCGGATCTCGTCGAGACCACTCCTCCTACTGAGGCCAATTCTAAACGCGAAAAGGCGGATACTGAGCTCCCAGAAACGCCCGAAGTCATACCTGAAAAGCCCGCCAGATTAGAGGCTTGTCCGTCTCCGGTCAG AGGGTCCAGTCCAAGTggctcgatcgcttcttcgctGGACGGACTCGCAGCTAGGCTGAGAGATTTCGACGAGAGTCACTCCCTGCCACCACCGTCTCCACGTCTGACTTCAAG ATTGCCCAGAAGTTCACCTAGCAGCCCAGCACCGTCAAAGAAAGGGAAACGACCGGCGTCCGCTTCCCCAATCAGACGAAGGCTTTTGTCCAGTCCTCTGCTGAGCAGACGACCCAGAAAAAGTCGGGGGGAAAGTTCGGACGACGAAGGGTTGCCCCAGGAGGAATCGCCAAGGAATTATCGCAACTTGGAGACCTTCCAGAAGGCCCAACTTCGCCAAAAG TTGAAACAGCGAGGCGCCGGATCCTCGGGGCATAAATCAGacattttcaacaaacgaGAGGAACTGCGGATGCACAACAAGGCTCCGATGTGGAACGAGTCGAGTCAGGTGTACCAACTCGACTTTGGCGGCAGAGTCACTCAAGAgagtgcaaaaaattttcaaatcgaatttAGGGGCAAGCAG GTGATGCAGTTCGGTAGGATAGACGGTAAAGCCTACACTCTGGACTTCCAATACCCCTTCAGTGCATTGCAGGCCTTCGCCGTGGCACTTGCAAATGTTACACAGCGGCTCAAGTAA
- the LOC107222777 gene encoding tubby-related protein 4 isoform X4, translating into MQPWQILVTLVYFGTTAGQLIVMDVHGAMVSEVQLAAAVTSMAWSAEKFKMEEGDDDVTGSQCSQDERSYVLAVCLADGNIILLRSFDDVSPVTIRTGLRSPLLAEWSNSKKLLAVAGIKDSDHVFQPNPQEFTNLLQFYSDTGVLVYTTAIPYTQCPVSALTWGHNDRRLFVATGARVHAAWVSRRVGSLQLLSRLAVRAALSRESSVQQLPLPPRLRALVAALFASTIRCCVPEPRELRRFVSRPPPGGGRLHCTMLRHAGEPAPCYTLYLEYLGGLVPLLKGRRTSKIRPEFVIFDPQSQETLQTTDFSTQYQAYSDGSDTERDTADLCGSPRNRRKNRRRREEKPVEETDDLAYVDTLPEHARLVEVTSNIWGTKFKIHGLTDSVPANLGQVTYRTSLLHLQPRQMTLVMTELRDDVPAGPDPTFNPNLFSEDEEEVFQEPQGSSRGSLEAQPPPIAPMTPRNSRLNANRPKSQISNQFITSEALSPALARAESYEDEFSYVDLQDMVSFCENLRATSGNTYRTPPRHNSPRCCDVPTLQSPKNAVAPTQTLIATSNPNTDYTGNIQRVKTALADQQTNMATKKDIENNKMNQISDEKSSLTSNPGSVIPLSIQGGGNLGSGSCSPSTIINGLSNPVNCPPGQSIFLNGLSGIGGSSGAVLQAASNIQNSGIQMSQMSVHSKNSLNLAGSVNGSTGLGCSSGNLNGMPTNSKSAGSANGRCNGPGSPTCSGQVHVAQSQCPLTTSQPNGGQQSSKRKDAKPQGCCGKSSPGGNQVGIAPGKSEELRYIDEENSLELGTVQFRTVHRTPTVVSIGPLCLADPIVRSCSVGYLDLVDAQLVPCEVALRMLRKEAPNKRLVLVSRKTKKRRKNKPQTEISQPNRKPPRLKNCGKSRSLDSSDIFPSTEQIATVPQLPEHLEEASNPESPESKHVEAVADLVETTPPTEANSKREKADTELPETPEVIPEKPARLEACPSPVRGSSPSGSIASSLDGLAARLRDFDESHSLPPPSPRLTSRLPRSSPSSPAPSKKGKRPASASPIRRRLLSSPLLSRRPRKSRGESSDDEGLPQEESPRNYRNLETFQKAQLRQKLKQRGAGSSGHKSDIFNKREELRMHNKAPMWNESSQVYQLDFGGRVTQESAKNFQIEFRGKQVMQFGRIDGKAYTLDFQYPFSALQAFAVALANVTQRLK; encoded by the exons ATGCAGCCTTGGCAGATCCTCGTAACTCTG GTCTACTTCGGAACGACGGCGGGTCAGCTGATAGTGATGGATGTTCACGGAGCAATGGTGTCGGAGGTTCAATTGGCAGCGGCGGTGACGTCGATGGCTTGGAGTGcagagaaattcaaaatggaaGAAGGGGACGACGACGTAACCGGTAGCCAGTGTTCGCAAG ACGAACGGAGCTACGTGTTGGCGGTTTGTCTCGCCGACGGAAATATCATCCTGCTGCGTTCCTTCGACGACGTTTCACCCGTGACGATACGAACAGGGTTGAGGTCACCTCTGCTTGCCGAGTGGAGCAATTCCAAGAAGCTTTTGGCAGTTGCTGGTATCAAGGATTCCGACCATGTTTTTCAACCCAATCCCCAGGAGTTCACGAATTTATTACAGTTCTACTCCGATACCGGCGTTCTGGTCTACACGACGGCGATACCGTACACGCAA TGTCCGGTATCGGCGTTGACCTGGGGTCATAACGACAGAAGATTGTTCGTTGCAACAGGAGCGCGAGTCCACGCAGCTTGGGTATCTAG ACGGGTTGGTTCTCTCCAGTTACTCTCAAGGCTTGCTGTCCGCGCTGCTCTCTCCAGAGAATCCAGCGTGCAGCAGCTGCCTTTGCCTCCAAGACTGAGAGCCTTAGTCGCTGCCCTTTTCGCAAGCACCATAAG ATGCTGCGTACCCGAGCCGAGAGAATTGCGGCGTTTCGTATCGCGTCCGCCTCCCGGGGGTGGCCGGCTTCACTGTACGATGCTTCGGCACGCCGGTGAGCCAGCGCCGTGTTACACACTGTACTTGGAGTATCTCGGAGGCTTAGTACCACTGCTCAAGGGTAGAAGGACGAGCAAAATTCGTCCAGAGTTTGTGATATTCGATCCGCAAAGTCAAGAGACGCTACAGACGACAGATTTTTCCACGCAGTATCAGGCTTACAGCGACGGCTCTGACACCGAAAGAGACACTGCGGATTTGTGCGGATCGCCGAGGAACAGAAGAAAGAACAGAAGGAGGCGGGAGGAAAAACCCGTAGAAGAAACCGACGACCTCGCGTACGTCGACACTCTGCCTGAG CACGCGAGATTGGTGGAAGTTACGTCAAACATTTGGGGGACCAAGTTCAAGATTCACGGACTGACCGACTCCGTTCCCGCTAACTTGGGTCAAGTTACATATCGAACGTCTCTCTTGCATCTGCAGCCAAGACAGATGACACTGGTCATGACTGAGTTGAGAGATGATGTACCGGCGG GTCCAGACCCGACTTTCAATCCGAACCTTTTCTCCGAGGATGAAGAAGAAGTGTTCCAGGAGCCGCAGGGAAGCTCACGCGGTAGTTTGGAGGCCCAACCGCCGCCAATCGCCCCAATGACCCCGAGGAATTCCCGACTGAACGCGAATCGTCCAAAATCGCAGATTTCCAACCAATTCATAACGTCGGAAGCTCTTTCGCCGGCGCTCGCGCGGGCCGAGAGTTACGAGGACGAATTTTCGTACGTCGATTTGCAGGACATGGTGAGCTTCTGCGAGAACCTCCGAGCCACGTCCGGTAACACGTACAGAACACCGCCGCGACACAACTCGCCGAGATGCTGCGACGTCCCGACGTTACAGTCTCCGAAAAACGCGGTAGCGCCGACGCAGACCTTGATAGCAACCTCAAACCCGAACACGGACTACACGGGTAACATTCAAAGGGTAAAAACAGCGCTGGCTGACCAACAGACGAACATGGCGACGAAAAAGGATATCGAGAACAACAAAATGAATCAAATATCAGACGAGAAGTCGAGCCTGACCTCGAACCCCGGTAGCGTCATCCCCCTCTCGATCCAGGGTGGAGGTAATTTGGGCTCGGGTTCTTGCTCACCGAGTACAATAATCAACGGCTTAAGCAACCCCGTTAACTGTCCCCCGGGACAGTCAATATTCCTGAACGGTTTAAGCGGCATCGGAGGTTCAAGTGGCGCAGTTCTGCAGGCAGCTTCTAACATCCAAAATTCCGGGATTCAGATGAGTCAGATGTCGGTGCATTCTAAGAACAGTCTGAACTTAGCGGGTAGCGTGAACGGCTCCACTGGGCTCGGCTGCTCGAGCGGAAATTTGAACGGCATGCCGACGAATTCGAAGAGTGCTGGGAGTGCGAATGGTCGGTGCAACGGGCCGGGTTCACCGACTTGTTCAGGCCAAGTGCATGTGGCCCAGAGTCAGTGTCCATTGACAACTAGTCAACCGAACGGCGGCCAGCAGAGTTCCAAGAGAAAAGACGCGAAGCCGCAGGGTTGCTGCGGAAAGTCGAGCCCTGGAGGAAACCAGGTGGGAATAGCGCCGGGAAAATCCGAAGAGCTTCGGTATATCGACGAGGAGAATTCCCTCGAGTTGGGCACTGTTCAGTTTCGGACCGTCCATAGAACTCCGACGGTGGTTAGCATCGGACCACTTTGTCTCGCTGACCCGATAGTGAGAAGCTGCAGCGTCGGCTATCTGGACTTGGTCGACGCACAGTTGGTGCCTTGCGAGGTGGCGCTCAGGATGCTACGGAAAGAAGCGCCGAACAAGAGACTGGTGCTCGTTTCTCGGAAGACCAAAAAGAGACGGAAGAACAAACCGCAGACCGAGATCTCACAGCCGAACAGAAAACCTCCGAGGTTGAAAAACTGCGGTAAATCGCGCAGCTTAGACTCCAGCGACATATTTCCGAGTACCGAACAGATCGCCACAGTGCCTCAGCTGCCCGAACACCTAGAAGAGGCTTCGAACCCCGAATCTCCGGAAAGCAAACACGTTGAGGCCGTCGCGGATCTCGTCGAGACCACTCCTCCTACTGAGGCCAATTCTAAACGCGAAAAGGCGGATACTGAGCTCCCAGAAACGCCCGAAGTCATACCTGAAAAGCCCGCCAGATTAGAGGCTTGTCCGTCTCCGGTCAG AGGGTCCAGTCCAAGTggctcgatcgcttcttcgctGGACGGACTCGCAGCTAGGCTGAGAGATTTCGACGAGAGTCACTCCCTGCCACCACCGTCTCCACGTCTGACTTCAAG ATTGCCCAGAAGTTCACCTAGCAGCCCAGCACCGTCAAAGAAAGGGAAACGACCGGCGTCCGCTTCCCCAATCAGACGAAGGCTTTTGTCCAGTCCTCTGCTGAGCAGACGACCCAGAAAAAGTCGGGGGGAAAGTTCGGACGACGAAGGGTTGCCCCAGGAGGAATCGCCAAGGAATTATCGCAACTTGGAGACCTTCCAGAAGGCCCAACTTCGCCAAAAG TTGAAACAGCGAGGCGCCGGATCCTCGGGGCATAAATCAGacattttcaacaaacgaGAGGAACTGCGGATGCACAACAAGGCTCCGATGTGGAACGAGTCGAGTCAGGTGTACCAACTCGACTTTGGCGGCAGAGTCACTCAAGAgagtgcaaaaaattttcaaatcgaatttAGGGGCAAGCAG GTGATGCAGTTCGGTAGGATAGACGGTAAAGCCTACACTCTGGACTTCCAATACCCCTTCAGTGCATTGCAGGCCTTCGCCGTGGCACTTGCAAATGTTACACAGCGGCTCAAGTAA